Proteins encoded in a region of the Rutidosis leptorrhynchoides isolate AG116_Rl617_1_P2 chromosome 9, CSIRO_AGI_Rlap_v1, whole genome shotgun sequence genome:
- the LOC139867003 gene encoding mitogen-activated protein kinase kinase kinase 20-like, translating into MEWVRGKTIGHGSFAAVSLAKPINQNSEFPSLIAVKTCGVSHSDSLSNECQVLQHLKDCPEIINCYGDSLTIENNEKLYNLALEYASGGALSDKVKSLRLLEIEVRKYTCSILKGVDSIHRSGFVHRDLKLDNVLLVNEDGKEIAKIADFGLAKRANLSSTMYEVRGTPMYMAPETVRGGEQEAASDIWAVGCLVTEMITGTPVWNCSDFSALVMKIGVGTEIPKIPSKLSEDGKDFLGKCFEKNPRERWTAEMLLDHPFVKNITFDKEVGNQISPRDVFDFPDWETEDSSCLTVPEFEFPTIAPEMRLGQLLTDQKPNWCSVSNSWVEVR; encoded by the coding sequence ATGGAGTGGGTTAGAGGTAAAACAATCGGTCACGGAAGCTTTGCAGCTGTGAGTTTAGCAAAACCCATAAATCAAAATTCAGAATTTCCATCACTAATTGCGGTTAAAACTTGTGGCGTGTCGCATTCTGATTCGTTATCAAACGAGTGTCAAGTTTTGCAGCACCTTAAAGATTGCCCAGAAATCATCAACTGTTATGGAGATTCGCTGACGATTGAAAACAACGAAAAATTGTATAACTTAGCGTTAGAGTATGCTTCAGGGGGGGCTTTATCCGACAAAGTGAAGAGTTTGAGGTTGTTGGAAATTGAAGTTAGAAAGTACACGTGTTCAATATTGAAAGGTGTTGATTCTATTCATAGAAGTGGGTTTGTTCATCGTGACCTTAAACTTGATAACGTTTTATTAGTAAATGAAGATGGTAAGGAGATTGCGAAAATTGCGGATTTTGGGTTGGCAAAAAGAGCTAATTTGAGTAGTACGATGTATGAAGTACGAGGTACGCCGATGTATATGGCGCCGGAAACGGTTAGGGGCGGCGAACAAGAAGCTGCTTCCGATATTTGGGCAGTTGGGTGTTTGGTAACCGAAATGATTACCGGAACCCCAGTTTGGAACTGTTCAGATTTTAGCGCGTTAGTGATGAAAATTGGTGTTGGGACGGAAATCCCCAAAATTCCCTCCAAATTGTCGGAAGACGGAAAGGATTTTTTAGGAAAATGTTTTGAGAAAAATCCGCGAGAGAGATGGACGGCTGAGATGCTTTTAGATCATCCGTTTGTTAAAAACATAACGTTTGACAAAGAGGTAGGGAATCAGATTTCGCCGAGAGATGTATTTGACTTCCCTGATTGGGAAACGGAGGATTCGTCGTGTTTGACGGTGCCGGAATTTGAATTTCCGACGATTGCGCCGGAGATGAGATTGGGGCAGCTGCTGACAGATCAGAAACCCAATTGGTGTAGTGTATCAAACAGTTGGGTGGAAGTAAGATGA